Proteins co-encoded in one Waddlia chondrophila WSU 86-1044 genomic window:
- a CDS encoding RHS repeat-associated core domain-containing protein produces MKMRKLSFLLLLFLSTLYASDNEIPGRLSADQQPQAVVAGCVNTVSGSFFFSETDLPAAGLGTLQLVRSYDSGNSGKGFFGKGMSHTFPTNLWIREKKDQIKAALSTSESSEIPYEGKAGGTFSIPFDFREESGYTGSINPLNRLEPHLGHIHISGGQGKWRARLSNGALRHFIHKKDRDNRLTLEELPNGQTFHYLYPSDSMSVFQKDADGSRLSSLFILNGDTKYASLDKQKYCTYHFDSRKRLKAVEAGHLPAQGYEYNRAGKLCKLWKGGSEQLKIEYFKTDKHHKGKVKNIQRPKKYGGHEKLYTFSYKKDQTIVTCPLGNAQIFNYHNRRITQFEDCAANRCWKYRYTPLADIRSLALFETSTNTCLHYISYTYDKNGNPLSKKTYGQITGNQDSAVAFPNQDQPHQETAFEYSEENRLTKEIKPNGTEIHYTYHPGTSLVQSKQIISQGVCQLREFYTYNSAGFTTEIIEDDGSGSEADDLTNATYRLKTVNTYEKLLPLSTSKLYQDPQTKEWILLSRKENHYDHLNRPIEQRTYDAGGSHAYSTHTEYDAHNNITSQINPLGELTLYTYDHLDRKTSEEHFGTGKITRFHYNRYNQLIKETEEHADGETLITTHTYDLAGNRKRTTDPYGNKTIFIYDQSSRLISTIDPSGNQETTTYDIFNHPIIATDKNGHQTHRSYNIFGQVLTTAHPDGTFTCNQYRLDSTLHIKTEADGSYTEYTYDYLDRVIKEEIFSPEGKSLAVSTKHYKGKNLIFEIDARGIKTTYTHDPAGRKTSMQRGSRLEEYSYDSLGRLYCTKTQDRIEIKEFDNLDRVIEERVEDRQKLLRKKTLAYDRFGNICLERQYTSLTEYSEIRTLYNSHNLIASTIDPQGNETTYHYLFDDQFTKIRIDPLGQEQWETFDWSGNCIRKEIRFFGNVYAGQRNHYDPVGNLIKQIHDIYIDTEKTGEYVIEWQYNEVGQVVKETEQNLKTTETFYALGKKTCEIKPGGASLCYAYDHFGRVSELFSSDSTIHYQYRYDPVGNLISSEDLVNQTLLEREYDENNNITKERLPNGYESRFDYDSQNRLTKIILPDLSEVHYIWNAADLIAVKRGDQEHRYTLDLAGNIIQETGFHGEVVDYTYDPNQRIASIVSKNFKQHLAFDAVGNLVEDNEEAYTYDFLYQLTSDQNTHYKYDSLNNRLEKDSLSYSHTPLQQVAFDGESEYAYDGDGNRIVKGSTCYQYDALNRLIEADGIRYSYDSFGRLMSRNNECFFYYKNYDLGNPDALRLIGRSTIGIETSQGLFSALCDYRGSVCVILDEALNKSAEYRYSAFGETEATGDFHSPWQFYSQRADAETGFLHFYKRVYDPAIGQWLTPDPLGFADGPNLYAYVHSNPLRFCDPYGLSMKEFFKGFAASAAQVGAACVAKWAIVGAVTFACPPAGAAVSSAMTAYSVGMTAYSVGKCAYDNYDTLQEIGDAALAGDLGQIAAWGIDAVCSMSYEQLGSLAFDAVSIAAPMARVKGAKAVADAKAASVAEKVEKAAKSTPVVNKFNKVDAVIHETMSNKGNIASRFRLSVDEALDAGQKFLGSGYREMGQSGSGVFRSADGLRQFRMDTSSLLGKHSPGYPHVYLELFKYGTREPYINNHIIFYE; encoded by the coding sequence ATGAAAATGCGCAAACTCTCTTTTTTACTCCTCCTCTTCCTTTCCACCCTCTATGCATCCGACAACGAGATCCCCGGGCGTCTGTCAGCCGACCAGCAGCCGCAGGCAGTCGTTGCCGGCTGCGTCAACACCGTCTCCGGCAGCTTTTTCTTTTCCGAAACCGACCTTCCGGCAGCAGGCCTTGGCACCCTTCAGCTCGTGCGCAGCTATGACAGCGGCAATAGCGGCAAAGGCTTTTTCGGCAAAGGAATGTCCCACACCTTTCCCACCAACCTCTGGATCAGAGAAAAAAAAGATCAAATCAAAGCCGCCCTTTCGACAAGCGAATCCTCAGAGATCCCCTATGAAGGGAAAGCTGGCGGCACCTTCTCTATCCCTTTCGATTTTAGGGAAGAATCCGGCTACACCGGCTCGATCAATCCCTTAAACCGCTTAGAGCCGCACCTAGGGCACATCCACATCAGCGGAGGCCAAGGCAAATGGAGAGCCCGGCTCTCCAACGGAGCCTTAAGACACTTTATACATAAAAAAGATCGCGACAACCGCCTCACACTAGAAGAGCTCCCTAACGGACAAACCTTTCACTATCTCTATCCCTCTGATTCCATGTCCGTTTTTCAAAAAGATGCCGACGGCAGCCGCTTGTCCTCTTTATTCATCCTAAACGGAGACACGAAATACGCCAGCCTCGATAAACAAAAATACTGCACCTACCACTTCGATTCCAGAAAACGCCTAAAGGCAGTCGAAGCCGGCCACCTTCCCGCCCAAGGCTACGAATACAACAGAGCCGGCAAACTCTGCAAACTCTGGAAAGGAGGATCCGAGCAGCTCAAAATCGAGTACTTCAAAACAGACAAGCACCACAAAGGGAAAGTCAAAAACATCCAGCGTCCCAAAAAGTACGGCGGCCATGAAAAACTCTACACCTTTTCCTATAAAAAAGATCAAACCATCGTCACCTGTCCCCTTGGAAATGCGCAGATTTTCAACTACCACAACCGCAGAATCACCCAATTTGAAGACTGCGCAGCCAACAGATGCTGGAAATACCGCTACACCCCCCTTGCCGACATCCGAAGCCTTGCACTATTTGAAACCTCCACAAACACCTGCCTCCACTACATCAGCTACACCTACGATAAAAACGGAAACCCCTTAAGCAAAAAAACATACGGACAGATCACAGGCAATCAGGACAGCGCCGTCGCATTTCCCAACCAGGATCAGCCCCATCAAGAAACCGCATTCGAGTACTCGGAAGAGAACCGCTTAACCAAAGAGATCAAGCCAAACGGCACAGAAATCCACTACACCTACCATCCCGGCACCTCGCTTGTCCAATCCAAACAAATCATCAGCCAAGGCGTCTGCCAGCTCAGAGAGTTTTACACCTATAACAGCGCAGGATTTACAACAGAGATCATCGAAGACGACGGCAGCGGATCAGAGGCTGACGACCTTACGAACGCCACCTATCGCCTCAAAACCGTCAACACCTACGAAAAACTCCTGCCCCTCTCCACCTCTAAGCTTTACCAGGACCCCCAAACAAAAGAGTGGATCCTTCTTTCCCGCAAAGAAAACCACTACGACCACCTCAACCGGCCCATCGAACAAAGAACCTACGACGCCGGGGGAAGCCATGCCTACTCCACCCATACAGAATACGACGCCCACAACAACATCACCTCCCAGATCAACCCCTTAGGCGAACTCACCCTCTATACCTACGACCACCTCGACAGAAAAACCTCCGAAGAGCACTTCGGCACAGGAAAAATCACCCGTTTCCACTACAACAGATACAACCAGCTCATCAAAGAAACAGAAGAACATGCAGATGGCGAAACCCTTATCACCACCCACACCTATGATTTAGCCGGCAACCGCAAAAGAACAACCGACCCTTACGGCAACAAAACCATCTTTATCTATGACCAAAGCAGTCGCCTGATCTCCACCATCGACCCCTCAGGCAATCAAGAGACAACCACCTACGACATCTTCAATCATCCCATCATCGCCACAGATAAAAACGGCCATCAGACCCATAGAAGCTATAACATCTTCGGCCAGGTGCTCACCACCGCCCACCCCGACGGCACCTTTACCTGCAACCAGTACCGCCTCGATAGCACCCTCCATATCAAAACAGAAGCAGACGGATCCTATACCGAATACACCTACGACTATTTAGACCGCGTCATCAAAGAAGAGATCTTCAGCCCCGAGGGGAAAAGCCTTGCCGTTTCCACCAAGCATTATAAAGGAAAAAACCTCATTTTCGAAATCGATGCCCGAGGCATCAAAACCACATACACCCATGACCCCGCCGGCCGAAAAACCTCCATGCAAAGAGGCAGCCGCCTCGAAGAATACAGCTACGATTCCTTAGGCAGACTCTATTGCACCAAAACCCAAGACCGCATCGAGATCAAAGAGTTTGACAATTTAGACCGCGTCATCGAAGAAAGAGTCGAAGACCGTCAAAAGCTCCTGCGCAAGAAAACCCTTGCCTATGACCGCTTTGGCAACATCTGCCTGGAGCGTCAATACACCTCTTTAACAGAGTATTCAGAAATCCGCACCCTTTATAACTCCCATAACCTCATCGCATCCACTATCGATCCCCAAGGAAACGAAACCACCTATCACTACCTCTTTGATGACCAATTCACAAAAATACGGATAGACCCCTTAGGGCAAGAGCAGTGGGAGACATTCGACTGGAGCGGCAACTGCATCCGCAAAGAGATCCGCTTCTTTGGCAACGTATACGCCGGCCAGCGCAACCACTACGACCCCGTCGGCAACCTCATCAAGCAGATCCACGACATTTACATCGATACCGAGAAAACCGGCGAATACGTCATCGAGTGGCAATACAATGAAGTCGGACAGGTCGTCAAAGAAACCGAGCAGAACCTAAAAACCACCGAGACCTTTTATGCGCTAGGGAAAAAAACATGCGAAATCAAACCCGGAGGCGCCTCTCTTTGCTACGCCTACGATCATTTTGGCAGAGTGTCCGAGCTCTTTTCCTCCGACAGCACCATCCATTATCAATACCGCTACGACCCCGTCGGCAACCTCATTTCCTCAGAAGACCTCGTCAACCAAACCCTGCTTGAAAGAGAGTATGACGAGAACAACAACATCACCAAAGAGCGCCTGCCCAACGGGTATGAAAGCCGCTTTGACTACGACAGCCAAAACAGGCTCACTAAAATCATCCTTCCCGATCTCTCCGAAGTGCACTACATCTGGAATGCAGCCGATTTAATCGCCGTTAAGCGAGGAGATCAAGAGCATCGCTATACACTCGACTTAGCCGGCAACATCATCCAAGAAACCGGTTTTCACGGAGAGGTCGTTGACTACACCTACGATCCTAACCAGCGGATCGCCTCCATTGTCTCAAAAAACTTTAAGCAGCACCTCGCCTTTGACGCCGTCGGCAATCTTGTCGAAGACAACGAGGAAGCGTACACCTACGATTTCCTCTATCAGCTCACCTCCGATCAAAACACCCATTACAAGTACGATTCGCTGAACAACCGCCTAGAGAAAGACAGCCTCTCCTATTCGCACACCCCCCTGCAGCAGGTGGCCTTCGACGGGGAGTCTGAGTATGCCTACGATGGCGACGGCAACCGCATCGTCAAGGGAAGCACTTGCTATCAGTATGACGCTTTAAACCGTCTGATTGAAGCAGACGGCATCCGCTACAGCTACGACTCCTTCGGCCGTTTAATGAGCCGTAACAACGAGTGCTTTTTTTACTACAAGAACTACGACCTCGGAAATCCCGATGCCTTAAGGTTGATCGGCAGGTCGACAATCGGGATCGAGACCTCTCAAGGACTTTTTTCCGCCCTTTGCGATTATCGGGGAAGTGTGTGCGTCATTTTGGATGAGGCGTTGAACAAAAGTGCAGAGTATCGCTACTCAGCTTTTGGCGAAACCGAAGCAACAGGAGATTTTCACTCTCCCTGGCAGTTTTATTCGCAGCGTGCAGATGCCGAGACAGGGTTTTTGCATTTTTACAAAAGAGTTTACGACCCTGCCATCGGTCAATGGCTGACTCCCGATCCTCTAGGCTTTGCAGACGGCCCCAATCTCTATGCCTATGTGCACAGCAACCCCTTAAGGTTTTGCGATCCATACGGTTTATCGATGAAGGAATTTTTCAAGGGATTTGCAGCATCGGCAGCTCAAGTAGGGGCGGCGTGTGTGGCCAAGTGGGCAATTGTCGGGGCTGTAACATTTGCTTGTCCTCCGGCAGGAGCTGCCGTGTCGTCTGCAATGACGGCGTACTCAGTGGGGATGACAGCATACAGCGTAGGGAAATGTGCGTATGACAACTACGATACGTTGCAGGAGATAGGAGACGCTGCACTCGCGGGCGACTTGGGACAGATTGCAGCATGGGGGATCGATGCGGTTTGCAGCATGTCTTACGAGCAGCTGGGAAGCTTGGCTTTCGATGCGGTGTCGATCGCAGCTCCTATGGCTCGGGTGAAAGGTGCGAAGGCTGTGGCAGATGCCAAGGCTGCATCTGTAGCGGAGAAAGTTGAGAAGGCAGCTAAGAGTACGCCGGTTGTTAATAAATTTAATAAAGTGGATGCTGTTATTCATGAAACCATGAGCAACAAGGGGAATATTGCCAGTAGGTTTAGGCTGTCTGTTGATGAAGCTTTGGATGCGGGGCAAAAATTTTTAGGTTCTGGATATAGAGAGATGGGGCAATCTGGTAGTGGTGTGTTTAGAAGTGCGGATGGATTGAGGCAATTTCGCATGGATACAAGCTCATTGTTAGGAAAGCATTCTCCAGGCTACCCTCATGTTTACTTAGAACTTTTTAAATATGGCACAAGAGAACCGTATATTAACAACCATATTATTTTTTATGAATAG
- a CDS encoding RHS repeat-associated core domain-containing protein: protein MRFYKRVYDPAIGQWLTPDPLGFADGPNLYAYVHSNPLRFCDPYGLSMKEFFKGFAASAAQVGAACVAKWAVVGAVSFFCPPLGAAVSSAMTAYSVGMTAYSVGKCAYDNYDTLQEIGDAALAGDLGQIAAWGIDAVCSMSYEQLGSLAFDAVSIAAPMARVKGAKAVADAKAASVAASAEKAAKKKCGATQYNALSSKAGANLQRHLRYCEEYGMSNVKYLENGRIRYYGDLKLARTPGEMIGQRYVHEFNPDMGSSRGWFETLDVNLNIRQVRPQLYSNIKIHYMFDECGNLENIW from the coding sequence TTGCGCTTTTACAAAAGGGTTTATGACCCTGCAATTGGTCAATGGCTGACTCCCGATCCTCTAGGCTTTGCAGACGGCCCCAATCTCTATGCCTATGTGCACAGCAACCCCTTAAGGTTTTGCGATCCGTACGGTTTGTCGATGAAGGAATTTTTCAAGGGGTTTGCAGCATCGGCAGCTCAAGTAGGGGCGGCGTGTGTGGCCAAGTGGGCAGTTGTCGGGGCAGTGTCATTTTTTTGTCCTCCGTTAGGGGCTGCCGTGTCGTCTGCAATGACAGCGTACTCGGTGGGGATGACGGCATACAGCGTAGGGAAATGTGCGTATGACAACTACGATACGTTGCAGGAGATAGGAGACGCTGCACTCGCAGGCGATCTAGGACAGATTGCAGCATGGGGGATCGATGCGGTTTGCAGCATGTCTTACGAGCAGCTGGGAAGCTTGGCTTTTGATGCCGTGTCGATAGCAGCTCCTATGGCTCGGGTGAAAGGTGCGAAGGCTGTGGCAGATGCCAAGGCTGCATCTGTAGCAGCGAGTGCTGAGAAGGCAGCTAAGAAAAAATGTGGAGCTACTCAATACAATGCTTTAAGCTCAAAAGCCGGAGCCAATTTACAAAGACATCTGAGGTATTGTGAAGAATACGGTATGTCAAACGTAAAATATCTTGAAAATGGTCGAATAAGATATTATGGCGATTTGAAACTAGCAAGGACTCCAGGGGAAATGATTGGTCAAAGATATGTTCATGAATTTAATCCTGATATGGGAAGTTCTCGAGGTTGGTTTGAGACCTTGGATGTTAATTTAAATATACGTCAGGTTAGGCCTCAATTGTATTCAAATATAAAAATTCATTATATGTTTGATGAATGTGGGAATTTAGAGAATATTTGGTGA